The sequence below is a genomic window from Nitrososphaerales archaeon.
ATATCTTTTCCCACTTATCCGGATGTCTAAGAATCCATCTTATGCCACAATTGGGACATTCATATTTTGTTAACAAGGGAGAATAGCCTACAACATGGCCATTTTCTTCTACGGGTATTGAAAAGTTTTCCGATTCCAGGTTCTGGTGCGTTGATGGCACATTGACACCAGATCGTCTCCATGTTGCGTTATTGGCACATCGCTAGTGACGATCATATTTATAGATCGCAACCTTCCTATTCTCACTGGGATAGGAAATTGGAACTCAAGGTTAGAGTAAACCGTAAGGACATCTTTGTTAAAGGAAAGTCCGCAGAATTGGCAACCTTTGTCAAACATCTTTTCAATACAGAAGAACAATCTCAAACACTACAAACAACTGATGCAAATTTACCAACAGTAGAACAGATTGTATCATTCCTAGAGGAACAAGACTTCAAACACACAATGCATGAGATTATGCAGAGGTTCTACAAGAGATTAATTGATGCAAGGAAAGAGCGATGTCGCTATGACCAACTATACAAGAAAGTGCGGATTGCTAGAAAATTCATTGAGCAGAAATACAATGGTAGATTTGTTCCCACGAAACAAATAGAGATGAATGGCAGCAACAGAACAAAGTCCATCACACTCTACATCTTTCAAAGACAGAAGTTAGAGGCAACGGAATGAGGGATGTAGAGATGGGAGCGTCATCCAGTTGGGATAGGAACAGAGCCTTCCGAAGCTCTGGAACTCGGGTTCGAGTCCCGACGCTCCCACCTACTACTAAGATACATCCCACTCCCCTTTATTTTAAGAATGTCATGTGTGCCATGTTGTTGACACCTGTTGATCTATATCAGGGACTAACCTCAACCTTGTTGCCTTTCTTCCGAAACCTTATCTTCTCAGGTCTTCCCCATTCCTCATACAACGGTTTAGGTATCGGGCATTGTGCTCCACGCTTCTCATGGTATGATACGCTAACAGTGAACTCCTTGGCACCTTTCTTCCAACTTGGCATATCTACGTTGACTTCACTAACAGACTATTTAAAACTATCCACGTATACGCTATCTACGTGGACACAAAAGGTTATATACTACGTCTACGTAGATATGGGTATGGCATTAGACCAGCGACCCAACAGGGCACTTCAGCTATGTTTGGAACATCGCAGTATCAGGAAGATAGACAACAACACATACAAAGTGAAGAGTCAATCGGGTCATGGTTCCTACTTAGTTGTTCAACAGGATGGTGAATGGAGATGCGAATGTCCCGACTTTACCAACAGGAAGACAACTTGCAAACACGTCTTAGCGATTTCCCTAAACAACGAGCTGAAAGACCTCAAAGGGAAGTTCGGAAACGACCTTCTGCCAGATCTTCCTTCTGACAATAAACCTGATAAATGCATCTATTGTGATTCAACAGAGTTATTGCAGAGAGGTTCACGAAGTACGCATGGCAAGGTGAAACGCTACTCCTGCAAGAAATGTGGCAAGTGGTTCACGCTAAGGGAAGATGGATTTTTCAAGATGCGCAATGATCCTAGAATAATAACTCTTGCTTTGGATGCTTATTTCAAGGGCATGAGCTTCAGAGATGTAGCAGATCACATCAGGCAGTTCTACGGAGTGAAGGTTCACTATGTTTCAATAATGCGCTGGGTTGGCAAATTCACTAGGATGGTGGCTATTTACCATGATAGCTTAGAACCGATTGTAGGTGATACTTGGAATGTTGATGAAATGACCGTGTATATTGATGGTAAGAAGTATTGGCTGTGGAATGTCCTAGACAAAAAGACAAGGTTCCAGTTGGCAAGCACTATCAGCAAGCAACGCAACCTGAAGGATGCTAGGGAGCCTTTGCGGAAAGCGAAAGAAATGGCAAAGGTTCGACCTAGATATGTGGTTACGGATGGTCTCAAGGCTTACCCAGATGCCATACAAAAGGAATTGGGAACCCTTGCGAACCCAAAGACAAAACACGTTAGACTCCCATCTATCAGGGAGCACCCAAACAACAACGTAGTTGAAAGGTTACACGGAACCATCAGGGAGCGAGAGAAAGTGATGCGAGGAATCGATTCGGAGAACTCACCCATACTGAAGGGACACCAGATATGGATGAACCTGATACGCCCACACATGGGCTTAAACGGAAAGACACCAGCAGAAGAGGCTGGAATCAAACTGAACCTAAGCGGTAACAAGTGGTTAGACTTGATCAAGAAAGCTTCACAAAAGGAGAAGGAACAGAATGATAGCTAGTATATACTTTATAATCTCTAAGGCAACTATAGTGATTATAAGCAAGTTACATCAAACATTAGGAGGGCTTGGGGCATGAAAAAAGGAACTGAAACAAGTAGGTTTGGGTCATCCAAGCGCGAGAATCATGATTCGAGCAGATTCTACAATAGTAAGTTATACAATGGAACCAAAATAGATGAACGTGTACCAGAGGTTGAGAACTCTGTTGGGTCTGTTCTAGATAAAATTCTTTGTCAAGATAGTCGTAATATGGAGAATATTCCAAATGAATCTGTTCACTTAATGGTTACATCACCACCTTATAACGTTGGTAAAGAATATGATGCTGACCTTGATCTCGCAGAATATCTAGCATTATTAAAAGATGTATTTTCAGAGACCTATCGCGTGCTTGTGAATGGAGGAAGGGTTTGCATCAATATCGCTAACGTAGGTCGGAAACCATACATTCCATATCATAAATTCATTATTGATACAATGTTAGAAGTAGGATATTTAATGCGTGGCGAAATCATCTGGAATAAAGGTGCTGGTGCAGGTTCTTCGACAGCATGGGGAAGTTGGTGCTCAGCATCAAACCCAATCTTACGAGATATACATGAATACATCTTGATATTCTCCAAGGGTAAATTCTCTCGTTCTGCTATGAATAATGAGAACACGGTAACACGTGATGAGTTTTTGGAATATACTAAAAGTATTTGGGAATTCGCACCCGAATCAGCAAAAGCGGTAGGGCATCCAGCGCCTTTCCCGATTGAACTTCCATATAGGTGCATTCAATTATATACATTCAAAGATGAAGTCGTTCTTGATCCGTTCTGTGGTGCTGGTACTACTGCTATCGCAGCTATCAATACTAACAGGCATTACATAGGTTTCGACAATAATATGGAATATGTAGAGAAAGCTCGGAAAAGGATCAAGGAGTATATATCACAGACAAAGGTTTCTCAGTTTTCTCTCCAATAATCGACCCATCTTTGATATGGGTTATATCTCACTGTTTGGCGATTCCAATTTATTTCTATAGAACGTGTATTTGTATGAGTAAGAAGACGTGACATTGCATCACTAGCAAATTCAACTCCGCGAGGATTAGTGTTTGGTGTTGGAAGCTTAAGATAATTATTCCTTCCTATGCTTCCGAAGATTGCCTGTTGAACATGAAGTGGAATAAAGAAAAGTCCACCAATCCCACCCCAGTTTATCCGTACTAACAAAATATCGCATGATGGAACATATGTTTCTCGAAATGCCTTTGCTCTCTGTGCATCAACAGTCCATACAACCTTTACTCCGCTAGTTCCTGTTGTTGTAATAGTTTTGATAGAGACAGGTTCTCCAAATAATTTTACATCAACCTCTGATTCGGTTATAGGGATCTCTGTTTCAACATTCTCTTCTCCAAACTTGTGCATCAGCAAAGCGATAAGAACTCTTTCCCTAACAGAACCGATCTCCATTCCAAGTTTTCCAGCCCTAGAAGCATCCAACTCTGCAAGCTGAAAAAGATGTGGTAATCTTTGTTTGATCTTGGTTACAAGCTGTTCATCATCGAAAATTTGATTCAGATGGCTCAAGTACAGCTTCGGATTTCACATATCTGAATATATATTACTATGGATAACTACGTACTTGTTGGCGTATCGCAGAACCCTTTCACCAGTAGAATCTAAAAGACATTTTATCTATATTGATGCAAGTGCCCGTCATATGTTCCCCCCTCCGAATCAAGAGTTTACCTTGAGGGTTGGTAGTTCAGAATATAATGTAAAGATTGACAGCCAACATAGAATCTGGGCAGCTGTATTCCGCAAAAAAATAAACATGAACGAAGGAGCCTCTATTGAAATAACAAAAAATGGTAATATCTACCTCCTGACTCAAATATTCAAATTCGTAACTATCATGGAGTGATGTGCCAATAACGCAACATGGAGACGATCTGGTGTCAATGTGCCATCAACGCACCAGAACCCGATTCCATCTCCAGCAAGTCAGCACCACATAGCTTGCACCTCTGGGGTTTTGGATAGAATTTCCGCATAATTTATCGAGTAATTAATTATTTATTTTCGATTTCGTGCAAGAGTGTACACATAAAGGTTAAAACAAAAAGTAAAAGAAATGGGTTTAGTCCCACTTGCTCCAAGCAGCAGCCCATCTGTACGTCCATGTAGTCAATTTGGCCCCCAACGCGGATATGGGTACAGACATCACGGCTCCAATACCCGCCCCTAGTGCTACAGGACTGTTATAGAACTTGCCCACCTGTGGCTCTATAGGTGTCATATATGGAGGCAGCGTTGGCCTCGGGTACTTGAATGCCATCTCCAACGGATCAGCTACCAGTATCAAGTTGACCATGTTAAACAGTGGCATAGTTAGTCCTACCAACACACCGCCAATCAATATTGTTGCGTGTTTGTTCTTCCTAGTTGCCCAGTATACAAGATCCATTAACATTGCGCTTGGTATCCACACCGGCGTAACTATAAAGTCATATGGATAGCCCAATGCGAACCAAGCACCCTTTGCAACCCATGTGTAGATTGTCATGATGGTAGCATAGTATGTCGCCGTACCTGGTACACCTGTGAAGGTTAAGTAGTATATTGCACCGACAGCTAGCATGGTTGATTGTGATAGGTTGAATATGACGAATGAAGTCCAAGCCCAGTCCGTGTAGAATATGTAATCACCAGCGTTGATGGTCAGCAAGGTCGAGTTTACTGCAACCACTACGATGAACAGATAGTGTATACAGCGTCGAATCCAGACCATATTCATTATAATTGACTGGAGACCATTATATAAGATTTTACCTATCTTACCGTTTTATTAATAAAATAAAAGAACAAAATAAGAAAAGAGTAGTTATTTTATGGATTTACTGGCTTTTCCATCGCAGTCTTCCATATGAAGAGAAACCCAAGCGCCTCGATAATTGTCAGTACTGTAAGAGCATAGATCCCGCTTGGTAGAGCGTAAGCCCATGGATAGTAAGTGACGCCTACCCAAACACCAAAAGCCAATGCAGCCCATGCTAACGCAAACCCGATTATGAAAAGCCCCTTCATGTTCTCTACTCTTCGACCAATCATCCTTTCTACTTCGTCCCTCGGAGCATCTTTAGACATATGTATATTAGAAGCCAAGTTTGGCTTTTTAAATTTTGCTATCCTGTTCGCATTTGTAGGCATGAAATTCGTTATAAAATAGAACATAGTTATGATAAATTGAACGAAACAAAGGAGTTCCCCCTTGCGGGGGCGGGTTTTATCGAGCGGTCCTTTCGTTTATGGAATGCTTCTGCTGTATAGTTTGCCCTCTAGCGCCAACTTGTACATCTCTGCAACGTAGGGGTTCCTTGGTGGTGTTTCTACACCAAGCTCAATCATACGTGCATAGAGCCTGACCACGTAGGCCAACGCACCCATGAATGCTACAACGACACCCATGTTGAATGACCAGTGGTTGGGCACAGCAAAGATTTCCTCTACGAACCAGAAGTGCCACATTTCGTTGATACCTATTGTGAACATGGTTCCCAGGTAACCAATAATGGTTATCTTCAGACCTGTGTTCACTGTGTTCTTTGGACCACGCATTGATGGAATTCTTCGGTCATAGATCATGACAGCACCCCAACCCAGTGGTAGAGCCACGAAGTGGCTGTAGAGCCACCAATGAGCTGGTGTGAATGCCGAGTCTCTGATCGAAGTCTGGTGTAGAGAACCATCGACGAAGTTGTCTACTTCGACTGAAGCAGCGATTGATCCGAGTACTATGATCATGATCAACACTTTCTTCAGTCTCTGTATCTCTACTTCTTTTGGAATTAGTGCTGGCATCTGTGCCATAGTCGCTCAAGTATTAAGATGTCGTTTTCTGTATATTAGTATTACACTCTAAATTATGCATTTTTTACTGTATATTATTTACATTACTAACTTATAATTATATAATAATTATAGATTTAAACGAAATATCTATATTAATTATATCTATATGGAGATAAGCAGGGATGATTAACGTCAAAGTTATACGCCACGGAGACATCAGAAATTCTCTGATATGTTATTTTTGCAAAGATAAAATATATATCTTTGTGGTTCGTCGTTAAGGATTAATGAGTACAAGCAAGGCAGTAATAATGGCGAGTCTTGCTGCAGTGATAGTATTGAGCAGTACTACAATCCTTTTACAAGAGGCGTGGGGTCATGGTGTTCAGGCACAGTTGCAGAGCAGGTTCATCAGGATTCAAGACGAAACCTTCTCTGCACAGATATTGCAAACAGGAGAGGAGATAGAGATTAGAGGTAAGCTGGTAAGCCTCGTTAACAGAGATACAAGGGCTTGGATCTCTGTATTTAGCGATTCAACAAATGCGGGTAACAGATGGGAGTTCGTGGCACGAGACCCTCCAGGTAACGTGTTCGATATCCCTGCAAACGGAGAAGTAGAGTATACGCTCAGGGTAAAGGCGCTAGAGCCTGGTGTGTACCACTTACATACACAGCTTAATGTTGCAAGCATAGGTCCGGGTCTGGGTCCAGGTCAAACAGTTGTCGTTGAGGGAGAACCCATAGTAAAGCCTGTCTCTACTGGTAACGTAATATATCAATCAATACTGATTGCTGTCGGACTAGGCGTATCCCTGGCTACAAAACCGTGGCAAGTAATCTAAGCCACGCACATTTTTTCATTTTAAATCAAAAGTTTTAAGTCTAGCGAGTGCTATATCAGTTAATCCGAAAGTGACCTGATTGCCTATTATTCTTGCCTCTCATGGTTGTAGATCGAACTGCATGAGTCGGAATTAATGCTAACAACGCTGTTCAGTAACAGCAGTACTCATGCAGTCCATA
It includes:
- a CDS encoding IS6 family transposase, translating into MALDQRPNRALQLCLEHRSIRKIDNNTYKVKSQSGHGSYLVVQQDGEWRCECPDFTNRKTTCKHVLAISLNNELKDLKGKFGNDLLPDLPSDNKPDKCIYCDSTELLQRGSRSTHGKVKRYSCKKCGKWFTLREDGFFKMRNDPRIITLALDAYFKGMSFRDVADHIRQFYGVKVHYVSIMRWVGKFTRMVAIYHDSLEPIVGDTWNVDEMTVYIDGKKYWLWNVLDKKTRFQLASTISKQRNLKDAREPLRKAKEMAKVRPRYVVTDGLKAYPDAIQKELGTLANPKTKHVRLPSIREHPNNNVVERLHGTIREREKVMRGIDSENSPILKGHQIWMNLIRPHMGLNGKTPAEEAGIKLNLSGNKWLDLIKKASQKEKEQNDS
- a CDS encoding ammonia monooxygenase; the protein is MVWIRRCIHYLFIVVVAVNSTLLTINAGDYIFYTDWAWTSFVIFNLSQSTMLAVGAIYYLTFTGVPGTATYYATIMTIYTWVAKGAWFALGYPYDFIVTPVWIPSAMLMDLVYWATRKNKHATILIGGVLVGLTMPLFNMVNLILVADPLEMAFKYPRPTLPPYMTPIEPQVGKFYNSPVALGAGIGAVMSVPISALGAKLTTWTYRWAAAWSKWD
- a CDS encoding methane monooxygenase/ammonia monooxygenase subunit B, which translates into the protein MSTSKAVIMASLAAVIVLSSTTILLQEAWGHGVQAQLQSRFIRIQDETFSAQILQTGEEIEIRGKLVSLVNRDTRAWISVFSDSTNAGNRWEFVARDPPGNVFDIPANGEVEYTLRVKALEPGVYHLHTQLNVASIGPGLGPGQTVVVEGEPIVKPVSTGNVIYQSILIAVGLGVSLATKPWQVI
- a CDS encoding ThaI family type II restriction endonuclease, with amino-acid sequence MSHLNQIFDDEQLVTKIKQRLPHLFQLAELDASRAGKLGMEIGSVRERVLIALLMHKFGEENVETEIPITESEVDVKLFGEPVSIKTITTTGTSGVKVVWTVDAQRAKAFRETYVPSCDILLVRINWGGIGGLFFIPLHVQQAIFGSIGRNNYLKLPTPNTNPRGVEFASDAMSRLLTHTNTRSIEINWNRQTVRYNPYQRWVDYWREN
- a CDS encoding site-specific DNA-methyltransferase, whose amino-acid sequence is MKKGTETSRFGSSKRENHDSSRFYNSKLYNGTKIDERVPEVENSVGSVLDKILCQDSRNMENIPNESVHLMVTSPPYNVGKEYDADLDLAEYLALLKDVFSETYRVLVNGGRVCINIANVGRKPYIPYHKFIIDTMLEVGYLMRGEIIWNKGAGAGSSTAWGSWCSASNPILRDIHEYILIFSKGKFSRSAMNNENTVTRDEFLEYTKSIWEFAPESAKAVGHPAPFPIELPYRCIQLYTFKDEVVLDPFCGAGTTAIAAINTNRHYIGFDNNMEYVEKARKRIKEYISQTKVSQFSLQ
- a CDS encoding methane monooxygenase/ammonia monooxygenase subunit C, producing the protein MAQMPALIPKEVEIQRLKKVLIMIIVLGSIAASVEVDNFVDGSLHQTSIRDSAFTPAHWWLYSHFVALPLGWGAVMIYDRRIPSMRGPKNTVNTGLKITIIGYLGTMFTIGINEMWHFWFVEEIFAVPNHWSFNMGVVVAFMGALAYVVRLYARMIELGVETPPRNPYVAEMYKLALEGKLYSRSIP